From Halostella salina, a single genomic window includes:
- a CDS encoding glycoside hydrolase family 97 catalytic domain-containing protein, whose amino-acid sequence MDRRNFLGGVSGLLAASAYSLQVPDEVAAQVTSGDDSNVQSVSSPDGSITVTVDVSDGVPSYEVSVGGTTYITPSDLGFDFQNQPTFGAAADGTSGSSVTVTGSESGTATENWDPLWDQYDSVSADYSYLKLGLEESASPGRSGNLEIRVFDDGLGFRFAFDEDFAANSGKLVIASENTEFNFAGDYTSWWIENTFVNPRFEQEYRETPISGLPSGTKDIANDEGVGPAGENDRRAGAHTPLTIDTGDGTYLSLHEANLEDYSTMSIAPKVDGDGTELSAELAPKPDGTKVSASAPHVTPWRTVQVGSTPGDLIESSLIPLLNEDLDTEALPADGNGGADTSWLTPRMYVGIWWTMIAGSARWQYKSDTQVENNGNDPAQYVHGARTERMKRYMQFSSENAIDSVLVEGWNQGWGSYGASAADDGLGLKMGTDDTYPDFDVPEVVNYGQSLDSPVEMTIHNETSGNLSNYENEIFTQNVFQGYDDIGIRTIKNGYVSDPGLFADADNPTEVTTNQHSQEAVNHHRRVIREAAANRQMLEIHEGIKPTGERRTYPNVAAREVVRAQEYDGFGALGASVGRDHHVTLPFTRMLAGPTSYQPGIFDITFNDSTGGQVQTTLAKQLAMYPAYHGGIQMAADRIEAYVDSTFSVGEFVQAQAGDLDGTITADKWRNAYGAHYVPIDANREPDGATVSFTVENVPSPGTYDLHLRYASDAENNLQSVIDNGNPQATLVVNGTEQELAPPFTAYWDAWEVHTVSVELESGDNTVSVKLGADDVGGFNLNTVGVTEQGAGAPFPASYTDFDETHAANENFDTEREFKYIEDVPAGDWDETRVLDSAIGEYLVIARRQGEEWYVGAMNDDNGRSFQVTTDFLDSQPNGWKMELYTDAYGTNVDQNPTGVRTTESILAAGDTVTLSAARGGGTAVRLVPATSSEASSLQSYQQPAQDLSFEIDGETVVSEPFARATGSNVTDFISGQTVEVVVDGTVDSLENIRLPPNADARTIDLGATFSETGEFSVELRALDGTTLASKTVSVTDPTTVARFSDPEDAPDALGPGSYVNATNFADGSMDIREFAVKETPSNAIFEFTVGALNDLYDAETNGSNPFSPQWFFVWLRDPTRSDGAVTEAGDLGDPGLNADFGSAWHYRVDAYGFGENAIDHNGAALTDAEGNPVSPTVSVDRANDTVTLQVPKSALDGTDLWDMEFVAGVHSESFGGMRTVAESAGEGQFGGVDPDAAENAPRLMDVITPPGVDNAEALGYSATERARIPFTPVYTGRLGDVDRVATLSDDSGDPYGPATSADGENAFSYPSTDDITPEDHDIQRVEIYENDSEYTFLVRLPNLRNPQAFAKNSAYGYGLQHVQIYVQDPAGEKGSVGCRDGVHAFDGRDEIFADSYHRRIVAHGFDRQIDTSVFDEGGTYPVVENGYWEVVADATGGVSTRGIKPIDAIEITVPQSVIPSDIRDVSIVPMMFNYAGGGVGEIRKVESDGNVGGSYDFGGAPSSYHHNNILDIVLPDGVSQAEILDPTASDITPDDKFTGYDIPYVSLADRANTIREAVAGDGPVTERHFETVQAAYENGEAVDGTGGLVPTYDDVRTLAAEVTDG is encoded by the coding sequence ATGGACAGACGGAACTTCCTGGGTGGCGTGTCGGGACTGCTCGCCGCGTCGGCGTACTCCCTGCAGGTCCCCGACGAGGTGGCGGCACAGGTCACATCGGGTGACGACTCGAACGTGCAGTCCGTGTCGTCGCCCGACGGCAGCATCACGGTGACCGTCGACGTCTCCGACGGCGTTCCGTCGTACGAGGTTTCGGTCGGCGGGACGACGTACATCACGCCGTCCGACCTCGGGTTCGACTTCCAGAACCAGCCGACGTTCGGGGCGGCTGCCGACGGCACGTCCGGGAGCAGTGTCACCGTCACCGGCAGCGAGAGCGGGACGGCGACCGAGAACTGGGACCCGCTCTGGGACCAGTACGACAGCGTCTCGGCGGATTACAGCTATCTGAAGCTGGGACTCGAGGAGTCGGCCAGTCCGGGCCGCTCGGGGAACCTGGAGATCCGGGTGTTCGACGACGGACTGGGCTTTCGCTTTGCCTTCGACGAGGACTTCGCCGCCAACAGCGGCAAACTCGTCATCGCCTCGGAGAACACCGAGTTCAACTTCGCCGGGGACTACACGTCGTGGTGGATCGAGAACACGTTCGTCAACCCGCGCTTCGAGCAGGAGTATCGGGAAACACCGATCAGCGGTCTCCCTTCGGGGACGAAGGACATCGCGAACGACGAGGGCGTAGGGCCGGCTGGCGAGAACGACCGACGGGCCGGCGCGCACACGCCGCTGACGATCGACACGGGCGACGGCACGTATCTCAGCCTTCACGAGGCGAACCTCGAGGACTACTCGACCATGTCGATCGCCCCGAAAGTCGACGGCGACGGGACGGAACTGTCGGCCGAACTGGCCCCGAAGCCGGACGGGACCAAGGTCTCCGCGTCCGCACCACACGTCACACCGTGGCGGACCGTGCAGGTCGGCAGCACGCCGGGCGACCTCATCGAGTCGTCGCTGATCCCGCTGTTGAACGAGGACCTGGACACGGAGGCGCTCCCGGCCGACGGGAACGGCGGCGCGGACACGAGCTGGCTAACGCCGCGGATGTACGTCGGTATCTGGTGGACGATGATCGCCGGCAGCGCGCGGTGGCAGTACAAGAGCGATACGCAGGTCGAAAACAATGGGAACGACCCGGCCCAGTACGTCCACGGTGCGCGCACCGAGCGGATGAAACGCTACATGCAGTTCTCCAGCGAGAACGCCATCGACAGCGTGCTCGTCGAGGGCTGGAACCAGGGCTGGGGTTCCTACGGCGCGAGCGCCGCGGACGACGGACTCGGACTGAAGATGGGGACCGACGACACCTACCCCGACTTCGACGTGCCGGAGGTGGTCAACTACGGACAGTCCCTCGACAGTCCGGTCGAGATGACCATCCACAACGAAACCTCCGGGAACCTCTCGAACTACGAGAACGAGATATTCACGCAGAACGTCTTCCAGGGGTACGACGACATCGGCATCCGAACGATCAAGAACGGCTACGTCTCCGACCCGGGGCTGTTCGCGGACGCGGACAACCCGACGGAAGTCACGACCAACCAGCACTCCCAGGAGGCGGTCAACCACCACCGGCGCGTGATCCGGGAGGCCGCAGCCAACCGGCAGATGCTCGAGATCCACGAGGGGATCAAGCCGACGGGTGAGCGCCGGACGTACCCGAACGTGGCGGCTCGCGAGGTCGTCAGAGCGCAGGAGTACGACGGCTTCGGTGCGCTGGGTGCGAGCGTCGGCCGCGACCACCACGTGACGCTCCCGTTCACGCGGATGCTTGCCGGGCCGACCAGCTACCAGCCCGGTATCTTCGACATCACGTTCAACGACTCGACCGGCGGGCAGGTCCAGACGACGCTGGCCAAACAGCTCGCGATGTACCCGGCTTACCACGGCGGCATCCAGATGGCCGCGGACCGGATCGAGGCGTACGTCGACTCGACGTTCTCGGTGGGCGAGTTCGTGCAGGCACAGGCCGGCGACCTCGACGGGACGATAACGGCTGACAAGTGGCGCAACGCGTACGGTGCCCACTACGTCCCGATCGACGCCAACCGCGAGCCGGACGGTGCCACGGTGTCGTTCACCGTCGAGAACGTCCCGAGTCCGGGGACGTACGACCTCCACCTCCGGTACGCGAGCGACGCCGAGAACAACCTCCAGTCGGTCATCGACAACGGCAACCCGCAGGCGACGCTGGTCGTCAACGGCACGGAACAGGAGCTCGCACCGCCGTTCACCGCTTACTGGGACGCCTGGGAGGTCCACACGGTCTCGGTCGAACTCGAGAGCGGCGACAACACCGTCTCGGTCAAGCTCGGCGCCGACGACGTGGGCGGGTTCAACCTCAACACCGTCGGCGTCACCGAACAGGGAGCTGGCGCGCCGTTCCCGGCGTCGTACACCGACTTCGACGAGACACACGCCGCAAACGAGAACTTCGACACCGAACGCGAGTTCAAGTACATCGAGGACGTGCCGGCCGGCGACTGGGACGAGACGCGCGTGCTCGACAGCGCCATCGGCGAGTACCTCGTCATCGCGCGCCGGCAGGGCGAGGAGTGGTACGTCGGCGCGATGAACGACGACAACGGCCGGTCGTTCCAGGTGACCACGGACTTCCTCGACAGCCAGCCCAACGGCTGGAAGATGGAACTGTACACCGACGCCTACGGCACGAACGTCGATCAGAACCCGACGGGCGTGCGGACGACCGAGTCGATCCTCGCCGCCGGCGACACGGTGACGCTGTCGGCGGCGCGCGGCGGCGGGACGGCCGTCAGGCTGGTCCCTGCGACGTCGTCCGAGGCGTCGTCGCTCCAGTCGTACCAGCAGCCCGCCCAGGACCTCTCGTTCGAGATCGACGGCGAGACCGTCGTGAGCGAGCCGTTCGCCCGGGCGACCGGCTCGAACGTGACGGACTTCATCAGCGGGCAGACCGTCGAGGTCGTCGTCGACGGCACCGTCGACTCCCTCGAAAACATCAGGCTCCCGCCGAACGCGGACGCACGGACGATCGACCTCGGCGCGACGTTCTCGGAGACCGGGGAGTTCTCCGTCGAACTCCGCGCGCTCGACGGGACCACACTCGCCTCGAAGACGGTGAGCGTCACGGACCCGACCACCGTCGCGCGGTTCAGCGACCCCGAGGACGCGCCCGACGCGCTCGGGCCCGGGTCGTACGTCAACGCGACGAACTTCGCGGACGGGTCGATGGACATTCGGGAGTTCGCGGTGAAGGAGACGCCGTCGAACGCTATCTTCGAGTTCACCGTCGGGGCGCTCAACGACCTGTACGACGCCGAGACGAACGGAAGCAACCCGTTCTCGCCGCAGTGGTTCTTCGTCTGGCTCCGGGACCCGACCCGGAGCGACGGCGCGGTGACCGAGGCCGGGGACCTCGGCGATCCCGGGCTGAACGCGGACTTCGGGTCGGCCTGGCACTACCGGGTCGACGCGTACGGGTTCGGCGAGAACGCCATCGACCACAACGGTGCCGCGCTGACGGATGCCGAGGGGAACCCGGTGTCGCCGACCGTCTCCGTCGACAGGGCAAACGACACGGTGACGCTGCAGGTTCCCAAGAGCGCGCTCGACGGGACGGACCTCTGGGATATGGAGTTCGTCGCCGGCGTGCACTCGGAGAGCTTCGGTGGCATGCGCACCGTCGCGGAGAGCGCCGGAGAGGGCCAGTTCGGCGGCGTCGACCCCGACGCGGCCGAGAACGCGCCGCGGCTCATGGACGTGATCACGCCGCCCGGCGTCGACAACGCCGAGGCGCTCGGCTACTCTGCGACCGAACGGGCGCGGATCCCGTTCACGCCCGTGTACACCGGTCGGCTCGGCGACGTAGACCGGGTGGCGACGCTGTCGGACGACTCCGGCGATCCGTACGGTCCCGCGACGTCGGCCGACGGCGAGAACGCGTTCAGCTACCCGTCCACCGATGACATCACCCCCGAGGACCACGACATCCAGCGGGTCGAGATATACGAGAACGATAGCGAGTACACGTTCCTCGTCCGCCTGCCGAACCTGCGCAACCCGCAGGCGTTCGCCAAGAACAGCGCCTACGGCTACGGGCTCCAGCACGTCCAGATCTACGTGCAGGACCCCGCAGGGGAGAAAGGTAGCGTCGGCTGTCGCGACGGCGTGCACGCCTTCGACGGGCGCGACGAGATATTCGCCGACAGTTACCACCGGCGGATCGTCGCCCACGGCTTCGACAGGCAGATCGACACCAGCGTGTTCGACGAGGGTGGCACGTACCCGGTCGTCGAGAACGGCTACTGGGAGGTCGTCGCGGATGCCACCGGCGGCGTGAGCACGCGCGGTATCAAGCCGATCGATGCCATCGAGATCACGGTCCCGCAAAGCGTGATCCCCTCGGACATCAGGGACGTCTCCATCGTCCCCATGATGTTCAACTACGCCGGCGGCGGCGTCGGCGAGATCCGAAAAGTCGAATCCGACGGCAACGTCGGGGGTAGCTACGACTTCGGCGGCGCGCCGTCGAGCTACCACCACAACAACATCCTCGATATCGTGCTCCCGGACGGCGTCTCGCAGGCGGAGATTCTGGACCCGACCGCGAGTGACATCACGCCGGACGACAAGTTCACCGGGTACGACATCCCGTACGTCTCGCTCGCCGACCGCGCGAACACCATCCGGGAGGCGGTGGCCGGGGACGGCCCGGTGACCGAGCGCCACTTCGAGACGGTGCAGGCGGCCTACGAGAACGGCGAGGCCGTCGACGGCACCGGCGGACTGGTGCCGACGTACGACGACGTTCGCACGCTCGCAGCGGAGGTGACCGACGGATGA
- a CDS encoding outer membrane protein assembly factor BamB family protein: MNGSVRKLLVLAVTVAMVAATPAALAAPTGVDSTAQAAGNVGWTGFQSGAANAGNGSTAADYGDISAGWSATGDTDVASGPAVVDGTVYAGDGDAVRAFGAGDGAETWSTTVTGQVFGTPAVHDGTVYAATDAGSVVALDADTGATVADWPVTTGVDGGDIGAVVGSPTVGSDGTVYVATESGTLHAIGSDGTARWSYDLGSPARTSTPAVHDGTVYVGDASGTLHAVAAADGSGVATADVAGGALNSPAVDADSGTVVATATDGTVAAYASDLSERLWRDTSTYDAVYGSAAIDGDDAVVGGSNGLVGSHALSDGATAWSATVDTKGTFGASVSAAGGTVFVGTDEGSVVVLDGADGSERDNASVGSGALLTAPTVVGPSVYVGTSDGTVEQFVDADPSFSVSDVSAPSSALTGEPVTVDVTVANDGLAGGSYTATLTAGGETVDSRTVTVAAGDSRTVSIDYTPPQSGDVTLAAGSRSTTLTVDDPASVSATGVDAPSTGVVGETVTLQATVENAGDREGTETVTFTVDGAEVGSETVTLAGGERTTVSTEYTLQRAGDRTVAVGAQSTTLQVDEPASLSVTNLDAPSTAVVDGSVTLKATVENAGDREGTETVTFTVDGTDVGSETVTLAGGERTTVSTEYTPTETGDRTVAAGGESATLSVDIAGAAITRSRIVDGTDGDGVVEPGDTVVVTASLDPDLGNVGSVEADASAFDAGSLTLADDGTGADETADDDTYSGTFTIGGESATGTPDLVVSATVDSEERSVTATGLTVDRSTPAIEAVRVTEVDSDDGVVAPGDEVTVTAGGVTDADTAVTSVTLDASALGAGSVGLDDDGPASAPDDDDYSATITVGSVGAVPSDGPATLRVTATDEAGIDGTAAAEVTVDTTAPTVERFDVRNPSGREVRVEVTTDEQLGAADGDISVALSGAETATLDRGDFAESGPSDGAFVYTATYDGSTDGTYTATLTTAKDVAGNDAADGTTSGSVDVSVGGSGDDGTDDSTDDNDRSDDGTDDGTDGDDSLDNDPTPDDSDDSDDDATDDGTDLDAEPDVVVEATIENSTASFNGTDQVEAVAFENDSANGTVTVAEYDEPPASVEREVGAAVADDGDTDPDVLSVADISPSTETAANASATVELTVDRDELDDPSNAVIVHRTADGWTELATTVQDVGDGEVTLTAETGSFSLFAVVEVERDTETTTTTTTTTTAEPTEATTTATMTTAEETTAAPTDDTSATDSSSDDSTDGSSDGGGLPGFTATAAIIALAGALVALRRRDR, encoded by the coding sequence ATGAACGGTTCCGTCCGGAAGCTGCTGGTTCTGGCGGTGACGGTCGCCATGGTCGCCGCGACACCGGCCGCGCTCGCGGCACCGACCGGCGTCGACAGCACGGCACAGGCCGCGGGCAACGTCGGCTGGACAGGGTTCCAGTCCGGAGCCGCAAACGCCGGCAACGGGTCGACGGCGGCCGACTACGGCGACATCAGCGCCGGCTGGTCGGCGACCGGCGACACGGACGTGGCGTCCGGCCCGGCGGTCGTCGACGGCACAGTCTACGCGGGCGACGGCGACGCCGTCCGGGCGTTCGGCGCGGGCGACGGCGCGGAAACCTGGTCGACGACGGTCACCGGACAGGTGTTCGGGACGCCAGCGGTCCACGACGGGACCGTCTACGCCGCGACCGACGCCGGATCGGTCGTCGCGCTCGACGCGGACACCGGCGCGACCGTCGCCGACTGGCCCGTGACGACGGGCGTCGACGGCGGCGACATCGGTGCCGTCGTCGGGTCGCCGACGGTCGGAAGCGACGGGACGGTGTACGTCGCGACCGAGAGCGGGACGCTCCACGCCATCGGCAGCGACGGCACGGCACGGTGGTCCTACGACCTCGGGAGCCCGGCGCGCACGTCGACGCCCGCCGTCCACGACGGGACGGTGTACGTCGGGGACGCGAGCGGGACGCTCCACGCCGTCGCTGCGGCCGACGGCAGCGGCGTCGCGACCGCTGACGTGGCCGGCGGCGCGCTGAACTCGCCGGCGGTCGACGCCGACTCGGGCACCGTCGTCGCGACGGCCACCGACGGGACGGTCGCCGCCTATGCGAGCGACCTGAGCGAGCGGCTGTGGCGCGACACGAGCACGTACGACGCCGTGTACGGCAGCGCCGCGATCGACGGCGATGACGCCGTCGTCGGCGGGTCGAACGGCCTCGTCGGGAGCCACGCGCTGAGCGACGGGGCGACCGCATGGAGCGCGACCGTCGACACGAAGGGGACGTTCGGCGCGTCGGTCTCGGCCGCGGGCGGCACGGTCTTCGTCGGCACCGACGAGGGGTCGGTCGTGGTGCTCGACGGCGCGGACGGGAGCGAGAGGGACAACGCGTCGGTCGGCTCCGGCGCGCTCCTGACGGCCCCGACGGTCGTCGGTCCGAGCGTCTACGTCGGCACGAGCGACGGGACGGTCGAGCAGTTCGTCGACGCGGATCCGTCGTTCTCGGTGAGCGACGTCTCCGCCCCGTCGTCGGCGCTGACCGGCGAGCCGGTCACCGTCGACGTGACCGTCGCGAACGACGGCCTGGCGGGCGGCAGCTACACGGCGACGCTGACCGCCGGCGGCGAGACGGTCGACTCGCGGACGGTAACGGTCGCCGCCGGCGACAGCCGGACCGTGAGTATCGACTACACGCCCCCGCAGAGCGGGGACGTGACGCTGGCGGCGGGGTCGCGGTCGACCACGCTGACCGTCGACGACCCCGCATCGGTCTCCGCGACGGGCGTCGACGCGCCGTCGACCGGCGTCGTCGGCGAGACGGTCACCCTGCAGGCGACCGTCGAGAACGCCGGCGACCGCGAGGGAACGGAGACGGTCACCTTCACCGTCGACGGGGCCGAGGTTGGCTCCGAGACGGTCACCCTCGCCGGCGGCGAGCGCACCACCGTCAGCACCGAGTACACCCTCCAGCGGGCGGGCGACCGCACGGTGGCGGTCGGGGCACAGTCGACCACGTTGCAGGTCGACGAGCCGGCGTCGCTGTCGGTGACGAACCTCGACGCGCCGTCGACCGCCGTGGTGGACGGGTCGGTGACGCTGAAGGCGACCGTCGAGAACGCCGGCGACCGTGAGGGAACCGAGACTGTCACCTTCACGGTCGACGGTACGGATGTCGGGTCCGAGACGGTCACCCTCGCCGGCGGCGAACGCACCACCGTCAGCACCGAGTACACGCCGACCGAGACCGGCGACCGCACCGTCGCCGCCGGGGGCGAGTCGGCCACGCTGTCGGTCGACATCGCCGGCGCGGCGATCACGCGGAGCCGGATCGTCGACGGTACCGACGGCGACGGCGTCGTCGAGCCGGGCGACACCGTGGTCGTGACCGCGAGCCTCGACCCCGACCTCGGGAACGTCGGCAGCGTCGAGGCGGACGCGTCCGCGTTCGACGCCGGCAGTCTCACGCTGGCCGACGACGGTACCGGCGCGGACGAGACCGCGGACGACGACACGTACAGCGGGACGTTCACCATCGGGGGCGAGTCCGCGACGGGCACGCCCGACCTCGTCGTGTCCGCGACGGTCGACAGCGAGGAGCGCTCGGTCACCGCGACCGGCCTCACCGTCGACCGCTCCACGCCCGCCATCGAGGCGGTGCGGGTGACCGAGGTGGACAGCGACGACGGCGTCGTTGCGCCGGGCGACGAAGTCACAGTCACCGCTGGCGGCGTGACCGACGCGGACACGGCCGTCACCTCCGTGACCCTCGACGCGAGCGCGCTCGGAGCCGGGAGCGTCGGACTCGACGACGACGGCCCGGCCTCCGCGCCCGACGACGACGATTACAGCGCGACGATCACCGTCGGGAGCGTCGGTGCCGTCCCCTCGGACGGACCGGCGACGCTGCGGGTGACCGCGACTGACGAGGCCGGCATCGACGGGACCGCTGCCGCGGAGGTCACCGTCGACACCACCGCGCCGACCGTCGAGCGCTTCGACGTGCGCAACCCGTCCGGGCGCGAGGTCCGGGTCGAAGTCACCACGGACGAGCAGCTCGGGGCTGCCGACGGCGACATCTCGGTCGCGCTCTCGGGCGCGGAGACCGCGACGCTCGACCGCGGCGACTTCGCCGAATCCGGCCCGTCGGACGGGGCGTTCGTCTACACTGCCACGTACGACGGGAGCACCGACGGAACGTACACCGCGACGCTGACCACCGCGAAGGACGTCGCGGGCAACGACGCCGCCGACGGCACCACGTCCGGATCGGTCGATGTGAGCGTCGGGGGTAGCGGCGACGATGGGACGGACGACAGCACCGACGACAACGATAGATCCGACGACGGAACGGACGACGGTACCGACGGCGATGATTCCCTGGACAACGACCCGACTCCCGACGACAGCGACGACAGCGACGACGATGCGACCGACGACGGAACGGACTTAGACGCCGAACCGGACGTCGTCGTCGAGGCGACGATCGAGAACTCGACCGCGTCGTTCAACGGGACCGACCAGGTCGAGGCGGTCGCCTTCGAGAACGATTCCGCCAACGGCACCGTGACGGTCGCGGAGTACGACGAACCGCCTGCATCCGTCGAGCGCGAGGTCGGCGCGGCCGTCGCGGACGACGGGGACACCGACCCCGATGTACTGTCAGTTGCCGACATCTCGCCGTCGACCGAAACGGCGGCGAACGCGTCGGCGACGGTGGAACTGACAGTCGACCGCGACGAGTTGGACGACCCGTCGAACGCGGTAATCGTCCACCGGACCGCTGACGGCTGGACGGAACTGGCGACGACCGTGCAGGACGTCGGCGACGGCGAGGTGACGCTGACTGCCGAGACCGGTTCGTTCTCGCTGTTCGCCGTCGTCGAAGTCGAACGGGACACGGAGACGACGACCACGACGACCACGACCACGACTGCGGAGCCCACCGAAGCAACGACCACGGCGACGATGACCACGGCCGAGGAGACGACGGCCGCCCCGACTGACGACACGTCGGCGACTGATTCGTCGAGCGACGACTCGACGGATGGTAGTTCCGACGGCGGCGGCCTGCCCGGCTTCACCGCCACCGCGGCGATCATCGCGCTCGCCGGCGCGCTCGTCGCGCTCCGTCGTCGCGACCGGTAA
- a CDS encoding DUF7529 family protein, with amino-acid sequence MTGRGTDTNVPDFWDEVVDDMEATAAEYRENGWEPIEVHPGDITPLPPDHERFGLDVLVPDDEFETVSAAVGEPDAEFDSVEVFRASTRGTVFLVVAVEDEASGRVVLVPAFYVVREASEMLEGTRSRGELPIHLRTLSNDEVVTFEPSDPTPLLPAEQN; translated from the coding sequence ATGACAGGCCGCGGAACCGACACCAACGTCCCCGACTTCTGGGACGAGGTCGTCGACGACATGGAGGCCACGGCGGCGGAGTACCGCGAAAACGGCTGGGAGCCGATCGAGGTCCATCCCGGCGACATCACCCCGCTTCCGCCGGACCACGAACGGTTCGGGCTGGACGTGCTCGTTCCCGACGACGAGTTCGAAACCGTCTCGGCCGCCGTCGGGGAGCCCGACGCCGAGTTCGACTCCGTCGAGGTGTTTCGCGCGTCGACGCGTGGCACCGTCTTCCTCGTCGTGGCCGTCGAGGACGAGGCCAGCGGGCGCGTCGTCCTCGTCCCCGCGTTCTACGTCGTGCGGGAGGCGTCCGAGATGCTAGAGGGCACGCGGTCCCGCGGCGAGTTGCCGATCCACCTCCGGACGCTCTCGAACGACGAGGTCGTCACGTTCGAGCCGTCGGACCCGACGCCGCTGCTGCCGGCCGAGCAGAACTGA